One Rissa tridactyla isolate bRisTri1 chromosome 1, bRisTri1.patW.cur.20221130, whole genome shotgun sequence DNA segment encodes these proteins:
- the HMGN1 gene encoding non-histone chromosomal protein HMG-14: MPKRKVAVADGEAAQEPKRRSARLSAKPAPAKAEPKPKKLAAKDKSEDKKAQSKGKRGPKGKQTEETNQEQTKDNVPAENGEAKSEETPASDAAVEKEAKSE, encoded by the exons ATGCCGAAGAGAAAG GTGGCGGTGGCGGACGGGGAGGCCGCTCAGGAG CCGAAGAGGCGGTcggcgcggctgtcggct AAACCCGCTCCTGCCAAAGCAGAGCCGAAACCAAAAAAGTTAGCGGCAAAG GATAAATCTGAGGACAAGAAAGCTCAATCAAAGGGGaaaagggggcctaaaggaaaaCAGACAGAAGAGACAAACCAAGAACAGACAAAGGACAACGTTCCTGCAGAAAATGGGGAAGCTAAAAGTGAGGAG ACCCCAGCATCTGATGCAGCAGTAGAGAAAGAAGCTAAGTCTGAGTAA